The nucleotide window GCAGGAACAGCACGCGCAGCGCGGAACAGCGCTGGCCGGCACTGTCGAACGCCGACGAGATCGCATCCTGCACCACCTGCTCGGGCAAGGACGAGGAATCGACGATCATCGCGTTCTGGCCGCCCGTTTCGGCGATCAGCGGGATATCGCAGTGCTCCGCCACCGCCCGCTGCGCCAGTACGCGATTGATCAGCTGCGCCACTTCCGTCGAGCCCGTGAAGATCACGCCCTTGACGCGAGAATCGCTGCACAGGGCGGCGCCGACTACGTCGCCGCGGCCAGGCAGGTATTGCAGCGCCACGCGGGGGATGCCCGCTTCATGCAGCAGTTCCACGGCGCGGTGCGCGATCAGGGGCGTCTGCTCGGCCGGTTTGGCCAGCACCACGTTGCCGGCCGCCAGCGCCGCCGCCACCTGCCCCGTGAAAATCGCCAGCGGGAAGTTCCACGGGCTGATGCAGGTCACCGGCCCCAGCGCCAGCACGTTTTTCTCGTGGCGGATCTGCTGCGCGTAGTAGCGCAGGAAATCGACCGCTTCGCGCACCTCGGCAATGGCGTTCGGCAGCGACTTGCCGGCTTCGCGGATGGCCAGCGCCATCAGTTCGAGCTTGTTGGCTTCGAACAGGTCCGCCGCGCGCATCAGCGCATCGGCGCGCGCCGACGGTTCCACCGTCTGCCAGTCCATCGCCGCATGGCTGGCGCTGGCCAGCGCGCGGGCCACGTCGGCGGCGGTGGCTTCGGTCACCTGGCCCACCAGATCGCCGTGATGTGCCGGGTTGCATACCGGCTGGACCGGCTGGACCGGCTGCTCCGCCGGCGCAGGACCCGCCAGCAGCGGTGCCGCCGTCCAGGTGCGCGCCGGAGCCAGCGCCGCGGCGACCTCGCGCAGCACATCCTCGTTCGACAGGTCGATGCCTTCGGAATTGCCGCGCTCGGTGCCGAACATGTCGCGCGGCAGTGCGATGGCCGGGTGCGGCGCACCGCCCTGCCGGCGCGCCAGGTCCAGCGGATCCTGGATCAGCGTGTCGACGGGAATGGCTTCATCGACGATCTGGCTGACGAACGAGGAATTGGCGCCGTTTTCCAGCAGCCGGCGCACCAGGTAGGCCAGCAGCGTTTCATGGGTGCCCACCGGTGCGTAGATGCGGCAGGCCTTGTCCAGCTTGTCCTTGCCCACCACCTGGTCGTACAGTGTTTCGCCCATGCCGTGCAGGCACTGGAATTCATAGTCGTCGATGCCGTCGCGTTTGGCCCACGTGTAGATGGTCGACAGCGTCTGTGCATTGTGCGTGGCGAACTGCGGATACAGGACGTCGGTGCTGGCCAGCAGGCGCTGCGCACACGCCAGGTACGAGACGTCCGTGTACACCTTGCGCGTGTAGACCGGATAACCCGGCATGCCGTCGACCTGGGCGCGCTTGATCTCGGCATCCCAGTACGCTCCCTTGACCAGCCGGACCATGAACTTGCGGCCGCTGCGGCGTGCCAGGTCGGCCAGGTAATCGATGACGAACGGGCAACGTTTCTGGTAAGCCTGCACCACGAAGCCGATGCCCTCGAAGCCGGCCAGGTCCGGGTCCTGCGCCAGCGCTTCCATCAGGTCCAGCGACAGTTCCAGGCGGTCGGCCTCTTCCGCGTCGATGTTCAGGCCGATGTCGTAGCCTTTCGCCAGCAGGATCAGGGCACGCAGGCGCGGCAGCAGTTCCGCCATCACGCGCTCGCGCTGGGCGCGGCTGTAGCGCGGATGCAGGGCCGACAGCTTGACGGAGATACCGGGACCATTGCGGATGCCGCGGCCATTCGAGGCGCGGCCGATCGCATGGATCGCCTGTTCATAGCTGGCGTAATACTTGGCCGCATCGGCTTCCGTCAGCGCGGCTTCGCCCAGCATGTCGTAGGAATAACGGTAGCCGCGCGCTTCGTTGTCGCGGCCATTGCGGATCGCCTCGTCGATCGTCTGCCCCGTCACGAACTGGTTACCCAGCATGCGCATCGCCAGGTCCACGCCCTTGCGGATCAGCGGTTCGCCGCCCTTGGCGATCAGCCGCGTGATGGCCGAGCCCAGCTTCTCTTCGCTGGACGAACCGACCAGCTTGCCCGTGACGAGCAGGCCCCAGGTGGCCGCGTTGACGAACAGCGACGGCGATTCGCCCAGGTGCTTGCGCCAGTCGCCCTTGCTGATCTTGTCGGCGATCAGGCGGTCGGCCGTGGCCTGGTCGGGAATGCGCAGCAGCGCCTCGGCCAGGCACATCAACGCTACCCCTTCATCGGACGACAGCGAAAACTGGTGCATCAGCGCGTCCACGCCCGAGGCGCGGGTGCGCTTTTCACGCACCGCCGTCACCAGGCGGCGCGCCAGCGCCTGGGCGTCCTGGGTAACGGCATTGCCGCGGTCGCGGATCTGGGCCAGCAGCCATTGCACGGCGGTGCGTTCGTCGCGCCGGTAAGCGGCCGTGATCGCCGCGCGCAGCGGAGACGGGTCGCGCAGGATTTCGGCCTGCAAGGCGCTGAAGGGAACTGGGGCATTCATGGGGAATCTTTATCGAAGAATGGTTGAGAGAACGGCCGCCCCCTAACAAAACACGCCCGGCAAACAGGGTCTGCGGAGCGTGCGGTGGTCGGTTCTTGCGGCGATTGCCAATGATTCGATTGTATGCGGGATTCTTCTGGATTAATTCTGGTAATGCTGGGGGCTAGCCATACAACATTTTTGATGAGAGAATTTAACCAAATAAAATTAAAGGTGGGGATAGACGATGCTGGACAAGATCAGTAAAAAGATCCTGATGGAATTGCAGAGCGATGGCCGCATCAGCAACGTGGAGCTGGCGGCGCGGGTGAACCTGTCGCCGGCGGCCTGCCTGGAGCGGGTGCGCAAGCTGCACGATTCAGGCTACATCCTGGGTTATACCGCCCAGCTGAACCCGCAACTGCTGGACGTTTCGCTGCTGGTGTTCATCGAAGTGGTGCTGGACCGTACCACACCGGAAGTGTTCGACGCCTTCAAGCATAGCGTACAACTGATTCCCGAGGTGCTCGAATGTCACATGGTGGCCGGCGGTTTCGACTACCTGGTGAAGGCGCGCGTGAAGGACATGGCCGCCTACCGGGAGTTCCTTGGGAAAACATTGTTGCAAAAAGGCGTGCGGGAAACGCATACTTATGCGGTAATGGAAGAAGTCAAGAATACCAGCAAGTTGCCCATCAAATGAGCACGGCCCGTCTCCCCGGCGCCGCGCCGGAGGAGACGAGATGCAGCGCGCAGCATTGCAACAAGCGGGATGGGCCGTTGGCGCCATCGTGGCGGGCGTTGGTTGCGCCTGGCTGGTGTTTGGCACGGCGGCGCTCTGGCCGGCCTTGCTGGCCGCACTGATCGCGGTACTGGCCCTCCACCTTGCCCGCCTTGCCGGCACCAGCGGCCGGGATGACGGACCACGGCGCTTCGCCGCCACCGTGGGCAACGAGATCGATGCCATCATGATCGGCGCCGCGGAAACCTCGTATTTCATCGACTCGATCAAGAAAAAGATCGGCGACGACGTCGACACGGCCGGCAGCATCGCCACCGCGACGCGCCAGAATGCCGCCACCACCGACCAGATCGCCGCCAATGCCGAGCGGGCCGCCGTGGTGGCACACCGCGTCCGCGAGGAAACGGTGGCCGGCCGTGCCGAGGCGGACAACGGGCTGTCGCGCATTTCCGGTGCCAGCACGGCCGCGCGGACAGCGGCGGACACGATGGCCGCGCTGCGCCAGAAGGCAGGCCGCATCGCCGGTTTCACGGACGCGATTTCCGAGATTTCCGCACGCACCAACCTGCTGGCGCTGAATGCCGCCATCGAAGCGGCGCGCGCGGGCGAACAGGGGCGTGGCTTCGCCGTCGTGGCGGGCGAAGTGCGCCAGCTGGCGCAGCGCACCAAGGCCGCCACCGACGAGATCAGCCAGATGGTGCGCGAGATCAACGATGAAGCGGAAAAGGCCAGTACCGGCATGACCTCGCTGGCCGATGCCGTCACCGGCGCGGCCGGCAATGTGCGCACCGTGCACGGCCTGCTGGCGGCGATCGAACAGTCGTCCGGCAGCGCGGAGCAGGAAATCGATGAAATCGCCCGGGCGTCACGCGAACAGGTGGCGACCGCCCAGGTGATCGCCGATGCGATCGCGCGCATCCGCGACGGCATGCTGTCCACCGACCGCGATCTGCCGCGCGTGGCGGCGTCCGCGATGGCGCTGGCCGACCGCGCCGAGATCATTGCCGGCGCACTGGCCGAGGCGGATGTGCCGACGTCGCATGACGCGGTGCGCGCCGCGGCCCAGCGCGCGGCAGCCGAGGTGGGGCGGATTTTCGAGGACGCGCTGGCCAAGGGCCAGATCACGCGCGAAGCCCTGTTCGACCGCCGCTACCAGCCGATTCCCAATACCAATCCCCCCAAGTACACCACCCGCTTCGACAGTTTCACGGATAGGGTGCTGCCACCGCTGCAGGAAGGTTTGCTGGCCGCGATGCCGCAGCTGGCCTACGCCGGGGCGGTCGACGATGGCGGCTATTTCCCGACGCACAACAAGAAATATTCGCAGCCGCTGACCGGCAACTACGACGTGGACATCGTCAACAACCGGACCAAGCGCATCTTCACCGACCGCACCGGCAAGCGCTGCGGCAGCAATACGCGGCCGTTCCTGCTGCAGACCTACAAGCGGGATACGGGAGAAGTGATGCACGACCTGTCCGCGCCGATCTACGTGCAAGGCAAGCACTGGGGCGGGTTCCGGATCGGGTACAAGTCGGCGGAGAAGGGGTGAAGCGTTTGGCTCAAGCAGGGACAGACGCTATTGCCGTTTAGATAGTCCACCCCAGATGCAAAATCAGGGGTCAGACCCGGCGGGTCTGACCCCAGCCCTTTGCTGTTGGGGTGAATGCATGCGCTTTCAATGCGTTGAGTAGCGCTTAACTTAAACGCGCCAGGGAGAAGACACTGTTGTTGAGGCAGTTCCTCGCGGTCAGTGCGTATCGGCCTTCGGCAAAGTGCCGGGCGCCAGCCGCTGCGCGCCCTGCTGCATGCTTTCCAGCTGCGCGCGCAGCCATTTGTGGGCGGGGCTGCGGGCATCGCGTTCGTGCCACAGCATGTCCAGGTGCACGGCGGGCAGCGTGAACGGCAATTCCTTGTACACCAGCGCATCGGTCATGCCGGTGGAAGCGATCAGGTGCTTCGGCAGCACGGTGATCAGGTCCGAGTTGGCGACCACGCGGCCGGCCGTGAAGAACTGGTTCACCGTCAGCAGGATGCGGCGTTCGCGCTGCAGCTGCGCCAGCGCTTCGTCGACCAGGCCATGCGCGCGGCCGGAGAAGCTCACCAGCAGGTGGTTCGCTTCACAGTAGTTGTCCAGCGTCAGTTCTTCCTTGGCCAGCGGGTGGTTGCGGCGCATCACGCACACATAGATCCCGGAATACAGCCGCTCGTGGCGGATCGGCGATGCCGTTTCATACGACAGCTGTGCCGCCACGCCGGGGAAGAAGCCGACGGCCAGGTCGATATCGCCACGCAGCAGCATCGGACGCGGTTCGCGGGTGGTCAGCGGCACCATGCGCACATTGATGCCGGGCGCTTCCGCCTCGATCGAGCGCATCAGCGACGGCAGGAAGAACGCCGCGGTGGCATCGGCCATGGCGAGGCGGAACGTGGCGTGGGCTTTCGACACATCGAACGATCCCGGCGCCACCGCCGCTTCGAGCGATGCGAGGGCACTGCGCACCGACGGCCACAGCGCTTCCGCACGCGGCGTGGGCTTCACGCCATAGGCGGTACGGATCAGCAATTCATCCCCCAGGCTCTCGCGCAGGCGCTTGATGGCGTTCGAGACGGCCGGTTGCGTCATGGCCAGGTGGCCGGCGGCCCGGGTCAGGTTTTGCTCCGTCATCACGGCATCGAAAACACGCAGCAGGTTCAAATCGAGTGTCAGGAAGCTCATGATTCAGTCATTCAGGAAAGTGATG belongs to Pseudoduganella albidiflava and includes:
- the putA gene encoding trifunctional transcriptional regulator/proline dehydrogenase/L-glutamate gamma-semialdehyde dehydrogenase, with amino-acid sequence MNAPVPFSALQAEILRDPSPLRAAITAAYRRDERTAVQWLLAQIRDRGNAVTQDAQALARRLVTAVREKRTRASGVDALMHQFSLSSDEGVALMCLAEALLRIPDQATADRLIADKISKGDWRKHLGESPSLFVNAATWGLLVTGKLVGSSSEEKLGSAITRLIAKGGEPLIRKGVDLAMRMLGNQFVTGQTIDEAIRNGRDNEARGYRYSYDMLGEAALTEADAAKYYASYEQAIHAIGRASNGRGIRNGPGISVKLSALHPRYSRAQRERVMAELLPRLRALILLAKGYDIGLNIDAEEADRLELSLDLMEALAQDPDLAGFEGIGFVVQAYQKRCPFVIDYLADLARRSGRKFMVRLVKGAYWDAEIKRAQVDGMPGYPVYTRKVYTDVSYLACAQRLLASTDVLYPQFATHNAQTLSTIYTWAKRDGIDDYEFQCLHGMGETLYDQVVGKDKLDKACRIYAPVGTHETLLAYLVRRLLENGANSSFVSQIVDEAIPVDTLIQDPLDLARRQGGAPHPAIALPRDMFGTERGNSEGIDLSNEDVLREVAAALAPARTWTAAPLLAGPAPAEQPVQPVQPVCNPAHHGDLVGQVTEATAADVARALASASHAAMDWQTVEPSARADALMRAADLFEANKLELMALAIREAGKSLPNAIAEVREAVDFLRYYAQQIRHEKNVLALGPVTCISPWNFPLAIFTGQVAAALAAGNVVLAKPAEQTPLIAHRAVELLHEAGIPRVALQYLPGRGDVVGAALCSDSRVKGVIFTGSTEVAQLINRVLAQRAVAEHCDIPLIAETGGQNAMIVDSSSLPEQVVQDAISSAFDSAGQRCSALRVLFLQDDIADKTIRMLKGAMSELRIGSPDRLVTDIGPVIDAEAQQNLLAHIERTKRTCVAHFSLGLPDAAQGTFVPPTVLEIRSLAELTKEVFGPVMHVIRYGRADLPKVIDQINASGFGLTLGVHSRIDETIDYIAQRAHVGNIYVNRNIVGAVVGVQPFGGEGKSGTGPKAGGPLYLKRLQRGAAPLETHARQSTPSVDALAVWLRAKGKEALATLAEQYVRSTPLGTEIVLPGPTGERNTLRYEARGTIACFADTQDALLNQLAATLATGNRAVIVAHATSLVPADLPPAVEDRVQVVGSLEALKDSFQIALVESSLAAQVRVPLAERDGAVVGVIDTTPEGVIPLWRLIAERALCVNTTAAGGNASLMTLGA
- a CDS encoding Lrp/AsnC ligand binding domain-containing protein codes for the protein MLDKISKKILMELQSDGRISNVELAARVNLSPAACLERVRKLHDSGYILGYTAQLNPQLLDVSLLVFIEVVLDRTTPEVFDAFKHSVQLIPEVLECHMVAGGFDYLVKARVKDMAAYREFLGKTLLQKGVRETHTYAVMEEVKNTSKLPIK
- a CDS encoding methyl-accepting chemotaxis protein, with product MQRAALQQAGWAVGAIVAGVGCAWLVFGTAALWPALLAALIAVLALHLARLAGTSGRDDGPRRFAATVGNEIDAIMIGAAETSYFIDSIKKKIGDDVDTAGSIATATRQNAATTDQIAANAERAAVVAHRVREETVAGRAEADNGLSRISGASTAARTAADTMAALRQKAGRIAGFTDAISEISARTNLLALNAAIEAARAGEQGRGFAVVAGEVRQLAQRTKAATDEISQMVREINDEAEKASTGMTSLADAVTGAAGNVRTVHGLLAAIEQSSGSAEQEIDEIARASREQVATAQVIADAIARIRDGMLSTDRDLPRVAASAMALADRAEIIAGALAEADVPTSHDAVRAAAQRAAAEVGRIFEDALAKGQITREALFDRRYQPIPNTNPPKYTTRFDSFTDRVLPPLQEGLLAAMPQLAYAGAVDDGGYFPTHNKKYSQPLTGNYDVDIVNNRTKRIFTDRTGKRCGSNTRPFLLQTYKRDTGEVMHDLSAPIYVQGKHWGGFRIGYKSAEKG
- a CDS encoding LysR family transcriptional regulator; protein product: MSFLTLDLNLLRVFDAVMTEQNLTRAAGHLAMTQPAVSNAIKRLRESLGDELLIRTAYGVKPTPRAEALWPSVRSALASLEAAVAPGSFDVSKAHATFRLAMADATAAFFLPSLMRSIEAEAPGINVRMVPLTTREPRPMLLRGDIDLAVGFFPGVAAQLSYETASPIRHERLYSGIYVCVMRRNHPLAKEELTLDNYCEANHLLVSFSGRAHGLVDEALAQLQRERRILLTVNQFFTAGRVVANSDLITVLPKHLIASTGMTDALVYKELPFTLPAVHLDMLWHERDARSPAHKWLRAQLESMQQGAQRLAPGTLPKADTH